The following proteins come from a genomic window of Trifolium pratense cultivar HEN17-A07 linkage group LG4, ARS_RC_1.1, whole genome shotgun sequence:
- the LOC123920147 gene encoding transcription initiation factor IIA subunit 2-like, translating into MATFELYRRSEIGTCLTETLDEMVQAGTLSPEHAIQILVQFDKSMTEALETKVRSKVSIKGHLHTYRFCDNVWTFILQDALFKNEDKQETVGRVKIVACDSKLLNQ; encoded by the exons ATGGCGACGTTCGAACTTTATCGTAGGTCGGAGATCGGAACATGCCTTACTGAGACTTTGGATGAGATGGTTCAGGCTGGAACTCTTAGTCCTGAGCATGCGATTCAGATTCTTGTTCAGTTTGATAAG TCTATGACTGAGGCTCTGGAAACGAAGGTTAGGAGCAAAGTTTCTATCAAG GGACATCTCCATACATACAGATTTTGCGACAATGTTTGGACCTTCATCTTGCAAGATGCTTTGTTTAAGAATGAAGACAAGCAAGAGACTGTTGGACGGGTTAAAATAGTGGCATGTGACTCAAAGTTGCTCAATCAATAA